One segment of Anguilla anguilla isolate fAngAng1 chromosome 1, fAngAng1.pri, whole genome shotgun sequence DNA contains the following:
- the ccr6b gene encoding C-C chemokine receptor type 6 — MNGSDYNFDYYGDGEESYDYDDMPCDLNGNHETELMVQAYVHSIICILGFLGNILVIITFAFYKKAKSMTDVYLLNVALADLLLVMALPLIIYNERNSWSMGAWVCKLLRGVYSINLYSCMLLLACISSDRYIAIVQARRSFRFRSQALFCSRLISAAVWVLAVALSVPTFLYNDRYEAYSGRSDANTAVCYFRFDQNETARLVKVLVPSTQVAVGFFLPLLVMVLCYSSIVATLLQAQNFHRHKAVRVVIAVVGVFIVCHLPYNVTLLCRTVALFKKKRCGMEKAAELALRVTETLAYLHCCLNPVLYAFIGVNFRNHFRKILVDLWCLGKKYIYGRRSSSVTSEFYISARKSTDGSNNEHGSSFTI, encoded by the coding sequence atgaatggcagtgaCTACAACTTTGACTATTATGGCGACGGTGAGGAATCATATGACTACGATGACATGCCGTGTGATCTGAATGGCAACCATGAGACAGAACTGATGGTGCAGGCCTATGTGCATTCCATCATCTGCATCTTGGGCTTTCTGGGAAACATCCTGGTGATCATCACCTTCGCCTTCTACAAGAAAGCCAAGTCCATGACGGACGTGTACCTCCTGAACGTGGCTCTGGCTGACCTGCTGCTCGTCATGGCCCTCCCGCTCATAATATACAATGAGAGAAACAGCTGGAGCATGGGAGCCTGGGTATGCAAACTGCTGCGGGGCGTGTACAGCATAAACCTGTACAGCTGCATGCTCCTGCTGGCCTGCATCAGCAGCGACCGCTACATTGCCATCGTTCAGGCTAGGCGGTCCTTCAGGTTCCGCTCGCAGGCGCTGTTCTGCAGCCGTCTCATCAGCGCAGCCGTCTGGGTGCTGGCGGTCGCCCTCTCCGTCCCCACCTTCTTATACAACGACAGGTATGAGGCCTACAGCGGCAGGAGCGATGCGAATACGGCGGTGTGCTACTTTAGGTTCGACCAGAACGAGACCGCAAGGCTGGTGAAGGTGCTGGTGCCCAGCACGCAGGTGGCAGTGGGGTTcttcctccccctgctggtcatgGTCCTCTGCTACTCCAGCATCGTCGCCACCCTGCTGCAGGCCCAGAACTTCCACAGGCACAAGGCTGTGCGCGTGGTCATCGCCGTGGTTGGGGTCTTCATCGTCTGCCATCTGCCGTACAACGTCACCCTCCTGTGTCGCACCGTGGCCCTCTTCAAGAAGAAGCGGTGCGGGATGGAGAAGGCCGCCGAGCTGGCGCTGAGGGTCACAGAGACCCTGGCGTACCTCCACTGCTGTCTCAACCCAGTGCTGTACGCCTTCATTGGGGTGAATTTCCGAAACCACTTCCGGAAGATTCTGGTAGATCTGTGGTGCCTGGGGAAGAAGTACATTTACGGCAGGCGGTCGTCATCAGTCACCTCAGAATTTTACATCTCGGCTCGAAAGTCCACTGATGGCTCCAACAATGAACACGGGTCCTCTTTCACTATATGA